One window of Corynebacterium accolens genomic DNA carries:
- the gcvP gene encoding aminomethyl-transferring glycine dehydrogenase, with product MDYISRHLGPDSAEQSAMLGTVGYDSVQALVDAAIPPKIRAKELPHLPEALSEDGAQAALREFANQNTVLKPFYGQGYSDTLTPAVIRRGLLEDAGWYTAYTPYQPEISQGRLEALLNFQTMIESLTGLPIANASLLDEASATAEAVGLMSRAVKKGRRVVLDSRLHPQVLTVAAERARAIDLEVEIVDVREGLVGEDLIGAVIAYTGTEGEIFDPSALIEELHTRGALASVVTDPLSLLLLEGPGNLGADIVLGSSQRFGVPLFFGGPHAAYMAVTDKLKRQMPGRIVGVSKDADGRPAYRLALQTREQHIRRERATSNICTAQALLANVASMYAVYHGPKGLKDIAERVHGLASSFAQSIVDTGLEITARDFFDTVTVAGVDAQKIKADLQDAGYLVRAIGTDKVSVSFGESATARDVAHLTEAFGASPAEANFDLPENLQRAEEPLEHEIFHSIHSETQMLRYLRKLADKDLALDRSMIPLGSCTMKLNPTAAMEPISWPEFAGIHPYAPEETTTGWRALVEEIEGWLAELTGYAKVSIQPNAGSQGELAGLLAIRRYHVANGDNERDVVLIPASAHGTNAASATLANLRVAVVKTAEDGSIDVADLEEKIEKHGNHIAGIMVTYPSTHGVFDPEVRDVCDKVHAVGGQVYIDGANMNALTGWARPGDFGGDVSHLNLHKTFTIPHGGGGPGVGPVAVAEHLIPFLPSDAASPELDATAETPVGQGVPITGSKYGSAGVLPISWAYLAMTGAEGLAAASGHAVLGANYLAASLNEYFPVLYTGNEGLVAHECIIDLRELTDASGVTAADVAKRLIDFGFHAPTLAFPVAGTLMIEPTESEDKGELDRFVEAMRTIRAEIQEIIDGEAAYEDSVIHHAPFTAESVATDNWEYSFGRDKAAWPVKSLLHSYKYFPPVRRLDEAYGDRNLVCSCPPPEAFEIDDSEE from the coding sequence ATGGATTACATCTCCCGCCACCTAGGGCCGGATTCTGCCGAGCAGTCCGCCATGCTCGGGACGGTGGGCTACGACAGCGTGCAAGCGCTTGTCGATGCCGCCATTCCACCCAAGATCCGCGCTAAGGAACTTCCCCACCTGCCAGAAGCGCTCTCTGAAGACGGGGCACAGGCCGCTTTGCGGGAGTTCGCCAATCAAAACACTGTACTGAAGCCCTTCTATGGCCAGGGCTACTCGGATACCCTGACCCCGGCCGTCATCCGCCGCGGCCTGCTTGAGGATGCCGGCTGGTATACCGCGTACACCCCGTACCAGCCCGAGATTTCCCAGGGCCGCTTGGAGGCCTTGCTCAACTTCCAGACCATGATCGAGTCTTTGACGGGGCTGCCCATCGCGAATGCTTCCTTGTTGGATGAGGCTTCCGCTACAGCCGAGGCCGTCGGTCTGATGTCGCGCGCGGTAAAGAAGGGCCGCCGCGTCGTGCTGGACTCCCGCCTCCACCCGCAGGTGCTTACCGTTGCCGCTGAGCGCGCCCGCGCCATTGACCTCGAGGTAGAGATCGTGGACGTGCGCGAGGGCTTGGTGGGTGAAGACCTCATCGGTGCCGTCATCGCCTACACCGGCACCGAAGGCGAAATTTTCGACCCCTCTGCCCTGATTGAAGAGCTGCACACCCGCGGCGCGTTGGCCTCTGTGGTCACTGACCCACTGTCCCTGCTGCTTCTGGAAGGCCCCGGCAACTTGGGTGCCGATATCGTCTTGGGCTCGTCCCAGCGCTTTGGCGTTCCCCTCTTCTTCGGCGGCCCACACGCTGCCTACATGGCGGTAACGGATAAGCTCAAGCGCCAGATGCCGGGCCGCATCGTCGGCGTCTCCAAGGATGCAGATGGCCGCCCGGCCTACCGCTTGGCGCTGCAGACCCGCGAGCAGCACATCCGCCGCGAGCGCGCGACCTCCAATATCTGTACCGCTCAGGCCCTTTTGGCCAATGTGGCCTCGATGTACGCCGTCTACCACGGGCCGAAGGGCCTGAAGGACATCGCCGAGCGTGTGCACGGCTTGGCCTCCTCCTTCGCTCAGTCCATCGTGGATACCGGACTGGAGATTACGGCTCGGGACTTCTTCGATACCGTCACCGTCGCCGGTGTCGATGCGCAGAAGATCAAGGCCGACCTGCAGGATGCGGGCTACTTGGTGCGCGCGATTGGCACGGACAAGGTATCCGTATCCTTCGGTGAATCCGCTACGGCCCGCGATGTCGCACACCTGACAGAGGCCTTCGGCGCCAGCCCGGCGGAAGCGAACTTTGACCTGCCGGAGAACCTGCAGCGCGCCGAGGAGCCGCTGGAGCACGAGATTTTCCACTCTATCCACTCCGAGACCCAGATGCTGCGCTACCTGCGCAAGCTCGCGGACAAGGACTTGGCGCTGGACCGCTCCATGATTCCGCTGGGTTCGTGCACCATGAAGCTCAACCCCACCGCGGCCATGGAGCCCATCTCCTGGCCAGAATTCGCTGGCATCCACCCATATGCCCCGGAAGAAACCACGACGGGTTGGCGCGCGCTGGTGGAAGAAATCGAAGGCTGGCTCGCCGAGCTTACCGGCTATGCCAAGGTCTCCATCCAGCCCAATGCCGGATCCCAGGGCGAGTTGGCGGGTCTATTGGCCATTCGCCGCTACCACGTGGCCAATGGCGATAATGAGCGCGATGTCGTGCTCATTCCGGCCTCCGCGCACGGCACCAACGCCGCCTCTGCGACCCTGGCAAACCTGCGCGTCGCCGTGGTCAAGACCGCCGAGGACGGCTCCATTGACGTCGCGGACTTGGAAGAAAAGATCGAAAAGCACGGCAACCACATCGCCGGCATCATGGTCACCTACCCCTCCACTCACGGCGTCTTCGACCCCGAGGTGCGCGATGTGTGCGATAAGGTGCACGCGGTCGGCGGCCAGGTCTACATCGATGGCGCCAACATGAACGCGCTGACCGGCTGGGCTCGCCCGGGCGATTTCGGCGGCGATGTTTCCCACCTCAACCTGCACAAGACCTTCACCATTCCCCACGGTGGCGGCGGCCCGGGCGTTGGCCCGGTAGCGGTGGCAGAGCACCTCATCCCGTTCCTGCCCAGCGATGCCGCGTCCCCTGAGCTTGACGCCACCGCGGAAACCCCGGTAGGCCAGGGTGTTCCCATTACCGGCAGCAAGTACGGCTCCGCCGGCGTCCTGCCCATTTCGTGGGCTTACCTGGCCATGACCGGTGCCGAGGGCCTTGCCGCCGCATCCGGCCACGCCGTATTGGGCGCAAACTACCTGGCGGCCTCGCTCAACGAGTACTTCCCTGTCCTCTACACCGGCAACGAGGGCTTGGTGGCGCACGAGTGCATCATCGATTTGCGCGAGCTTACCGATGCCTCCGGGGTCACCGCCGCCGATGTGGCCAAGCGCCTCATCGACTTCGGCTTCCATGCCCCCACCCTGGCCTTCCCCGTGGCCGGCACCTTGATGATTGAGCCCACCGAGTCTGAAGACAAGGGCGAGCTGGATCGCTTCGTCGAAGCCATGCGCACCATCCGCGCCGAAATCCAGGAGATCATCGACGGTGAGGCGGCCTATGAGGACTCCGTCATCCACCACGCACCGTTTACGGCTGAGTCGGTGGCTACCGATAACTGGGAGTACTCCTTCGGCCGCGACAAGGCCGCGTGGCCGGTGAAGTCCCTATTGCATAGCTACAAGTATTTCCCACCGGTTCGCCGCCTCGATGAGGCTTACGGCGACCGCAACCTGGTGTGCAGCTGCCCGCCGCCAGAAGCATTCGAGATCGACGATTCCGAGGAGTAA
- the gcvT gene encoding glycine cleavage system aminomethyltransferase GcvT, with translation MTELLTSPLNAKHEELGATFTAFGPWNMPLKYNSELEEHRAVRTSAGLFDLSHMGEIWVNGPDAGKFLSYSFISNLDSLKVGKAKYSMITAEDGGIIDDLISYRFEEEKFLVVPNAGNADTVWDELNKRAEGFDVELKNESRDVAMIAVQGPKAAEILVPLVEDNKQEAVYELGYYAATMGKVARTFAIIARTGYTGEDGFELIVYNSDAPQLWEELLKAGAEYDIKPCGLAARDSLRLEAGMPLYGNELSRDITPVEAGMSRAFAKKEADFVGAEVIRKRAEEGPQVVISGLTSDQRRAARAGAEVFLNDTKVGTVTSGQPSPTLGHPVAIALLDTSAELEPGTAVEVEIRGKRYPFEVTALPFYKRDK, from the coding sequence ATGACCGAACTTCTAACCTCCCCGCTCAATGCCAAGCACGAGGAACTCGGCGCTACCTTCACGGCCTTTGGGCCGTGGAATATGCCGCTGAAGTACAACAGCGAACTGGAAGAACACCGCGCCGTTCGCACCAGCGCCGGCCTGTTTGATCTCTCCCACATGGGAGAAATCTGGGTCAATGGGCCCGATGCCGGCAAGTTCTTGTCCTACTCCTTCATCTCGAACCTGGATTCGCTGAAGGTGGGCAAGGCCAAGTACTCCATGATCACCGCTGAAGACGGCGGCATCATCGATGACCTGATTTCCTATCGCTTCGAGGAAGAAAAGTTCCTCGTCGTGCCGAATGCTGGCAATGCCGATACCGTCTGGGACGAACTTAATAAGCGCGCCGAGGGTTTTGACGTTGAGCTCAAAAACGAGTCCCGCGATGTTGCCATGATCGCCGTACAGGGCCCCAAGGCCGCGGAGATCCTCGTCCCGCTGGTAGAGGACAATAAGCAAGAGGCCGTCTACGAGCTGGGCTACTACGCCGCCACGATGGGCAAGGTGGCGCGCACCTTCGCCATCATCGCGCGCACCGGTTATACCGGTGAGGATGGCTTCGAGCTCATCGTTTATAACTCCGATGCCCCGCAGCTGTGGGAAGAATTGCTCAAGGCGGGCGCGGAATATGACATCAAGCCGTGTGGCCTAGCCGCGCGCGATTCGCTGCGCCTGGAGGCCGGCATGCCGCTCTACGGCAACGAGCTCTCCCGCGATATCACCCCGGTAGAGGCGGGCATGTCGCGCGCCTTTGCCAAAAAGGAAGCGGACTTCGTCGGTGCAGAGGTCATCCGCAAGCGCGCCGAGGAAGGCCCACAGGTCGTTATCTCCGGGCTCACCTCGGATCAGCGCCGCGCCGCGCGCGCCGGCGCCGAGGTCTTCCTCAATGACACCAAGGTCGGCACCGTCACCTCTGGCCAGCCCTCCCCCACGCTCGGCCACCCAGTGGCCATTGCGCTGCTCGATACCAGCGCGGAGCTCGAACCGGGCACCGCGGTCGAAGTAGAAATCCGCGGCAAGCGTTATCCTTTTGAGGTAACCGCGTTGCCGTTCTACAAGCGCGATAAGTAA
- the gcvH gene encoding glycine cleavage system protein GcvH — MSNLPQDFSYSEDHEWVNAAKDAVEGKTVRIGITSVAADRLGEVVFAELPEVGDTVTAGDSCGEVESTKSVSDLFSPVTGTVKAVNDAVHDDYAVINNDPFGEGWLFEVEVDEAGELMEADEYASANGLD; from the coding sequence ATGTCTAACCTGCCCCAAGACTTTTCCTACTCCGAAGACCACGAATGGGTAAACGCCGCCAAGGACGCCGTGGAAGGCAAGACCGTTCGCATCGGTATCACCTCCGTGGCCGCAGACCGCCTGGGTGAGGTCGTCTTCGCAGAGCTGCCTGAGGTTGGCGATACCGTCACCGCCGGCGATTCCTGTGGCGAGGTCGAATCCACCAAGTCCGTGTCTGACCTGTTCTCCCCGGTCACCGGCACCGTGAAGGCCGTCAACGATGCCGTGCACGATGACTACGCCGTCATCAACAACGACCCCTTCGGTGAAGGCTGGCTCTTTGAGGTCGAGGTGGATGAAGCAGGCGAGCTCATGGAGGCTGACGAATACGCCTCCGCTAACGGCCTGGACTAA
- the lipB gene encoding lipoyl(octanoyl) transferase LipB produces MTAPRDPFFPAERSIRASDNPLEIRHLGRMDYQEAWDYQAEVAAARAQGTQDDVVLVVEHPNIYTAGKRTQPEDMPDNDLPVITVDRGGRITWHGEGQLVLYPIIKLAEPVDVVDYVRRLEEATIQAVRELGVTTAGRIDGRSGVWVPSTTQAKDPSASQRDRKIAALGIRITRGVTMHGLALNCSNTLEYYDHIVACGIDDADITTLSLELGREVTMEKAAKPLLRALDDALSGRLIVADHSFGSAPDPTKIANEKARERRRQAQA; encoded by the coding sequence ATGACTGCACCACGCGATCCTTTCTTTCCCGCTGAACGCTCCATTCGCGCCTCGGACAATCCTCTTGAAATACGCCACTTGGGCCGCATGGATTACCAAGAGGCGTGGGATTATCAGGCAGAGGTGGCGGCGGCGCGCGCGCAGGGCACGCAGGACGATGTGGTCTTAGTGGTCGAACACCCCAATATCTACACCGCGGGCAAGCGCACGCAGCCTGAGGACATGCCGGATAACGATCTGCCGGTTATCACCGTGGACCGCGGCGGGCGCATTACTTGGCATGGCGAGGGGCAGTTGGTGCTCTACCCCATCATCAAGCTGGCGGAACCTGTCGATGTTGTCGATTATGTCCGCCGCCTCGAGGAGGCCACCATCCAGGCGGTGCGCGAGCTGGGCGTGACTACCGCAGGCCGCATCGACGGCCGCTCTGGGGTGTGGGTTCCTTCTACCACCCAGGCTAAAGATCCTTCCGCCTCGCAGCGCGATCGCAAGATTGCGGCGCTGGGAATCCGCATTACCCGCGGGGTGACCATGCACGGCCTCGCACTTAACTGCAGCAATACGCTGGAGTATTACGATCACATCGTGGCCTGTGGCATCGATGATGCAGATATCACCACGCTGTCGCTAGAACTCGGCCGCGAGGTCACGATGGAGAAAGCCGCTAAGCCGCTTTTGCGGGCGCTTGATGATGCCCTCTCGGGCCGACTCATCGTCGCCGACCACAGTTTCGGTTCCGCGCCCGATCCCACGAAGATTGCGAATGAGAAGGCGCGGGAGCGGCGTCGGCAAGCGCAGGCTTAA
- the lipA gene encoding lipoyl synthase: protein MLRIEKKNAESPIEQKPRWIRNQVRTGPGYEDMKSRVAGASLHTVCQEAGCPNIHECWESREATFLIGGDKCTRRCDFCDIATGKPEPLDRDEPRRVAENIQEMDLNYTTITGVTRDDLPDEGAWLYAEIVRKIHELNPHTGVENLTPDFSGKPDLLEEVFEAQPEVFAHNLETVPRIFKRIRPAFRYERSLDVIRQAHDYGLITKSNLILGMGETEDEVEEALRDLREAGCDIITITQYLRPGPRFHPIERWVRPEEFVAHSKLAKELGFGGVMSGPLVRSSYRAGRLYVQAMEKRGLELPENLQHLKETSQGATAQEASTLLDKYGPSKETPVTTRMAKTPANANSVAATVR from the coding sequence ATGCTCCGCATTGAAAAGAAAAATGCGGAGTCGCCCATCGAACAAAAGCCGCGGTGGATCCGCAACCAGGTACGCACCGGACCGGGCTATGAGGACATGAAGTCCCGCGTGGCCGGCGCTTCCCTGCACACCGTCTGCCAAGAAGCCGGTTGTCCGAATATCCACGAATGCTGGGAATCCCGCGAGGCGACCTTCCTCATCGGCGGCGATAAGTGCACCCGCCGTTGCGACTTCTGCGATATCGCTACCGGCAAGCCGGAGCCGCTTGACCGCGACGAGCCGCGCCGCGTGGCCGAAAACATCCAGGAAATGGACCTTAACTACACCACCATTACCGGTGTGACCCGCGATGACCTCCCAGATGAGGGCGCGTGGCTATATGCGGAGATCGTGCGCAAGATCCACGAGCTCAACCCGCACACCGGCGTGGAGAACCTCACCCCGGATTTCTCTGGCAAGCCAGACCTGCTCGAAGAGGTCTTTGAGGCACAACCGGAGGTCTTCGCGCACAACCTGGAGACCGTGCCGCGCATCTTCAAGCGCATCCGCCCGGCCTTCCGCTACGAGCGCTCCCTCGATGTCATCCGCCAGGCCCACGACTACGGCCTTATTACCAAGTCCAACCTGATTTTGGGCATGGGCGAGACCGAGGACGAAGTCGAGGAAGCACTGCGCGACCTGCGCGAGGCTGGCTGTGACATCATCACCATCACCCAGTACCTGCGCCCCGGCCCGCGCTTCCACCCCATCGAGCGCTGGGTGCGCCCGGAGGAATTCGTGGCCCACTCCAAGCTGGCCAAGGAACTGGGCTTCGGCGGCGTCATGTCCGGCCCGCTGGTTCGCTCCTCCTACCGCGCCGGCCGCCTGTACGTGCAGGCCATGGAAAAGCGCGGCCTGGAATTGCCGGAAAACCTCCAGCACCTGAAGGAAACGTCCCAGGGCGCTACCGCCCAGGAGGCATCCACTTTGCTGGATAAGTACGGCCCCTCCAAGGAAACCCCGGTGACCACCCGCATGGCCAAGACTCCGGCCAATGCTAATTCGGTCGCGGCAACCGTGCGCTAA
- a CDS encoding DUF4191 domain-containing protein — protein MAKDDKAALKAAKKQERAAKRQKRKQTWSQLWQAFNLQRKQDKALIPIMLAAFLGVGLLFFLIGTLFNGQWFMLIIGLGLGALLAMFLFTRRLERDMYKRVEDQPGAAGWALEQQLRNTVGIVWSVKSGIAATRQQDLIHRVIGNAGVIFVCEGNKNRLRPTLNQLKKRVDKIAGGVPVYEVYVGTGEDEVPVSKLRNRLMKLPRNYNKNATYDNIRRIEAMDSMPGTMPGMPKGPMPQQAQNMSGMNRRMRRAQQRKGKG, from the coding sequence ATGGCGAAAGATGACAAAGCAGCCCTGAAAGCTGCCAAGAAGCAAGAACGCGCGGCCAAGCGCCAAAAGCGTAAGCAAACCTGGTCACAGTTGTGGCAGGCATTCAATTTGCAGCGCAAGCAGGATAAGGCGCTCATCCCTATCATGCTGGCCGCCTTCCTCGGCGTCGGCCTATTATTCTTCCTCATTGGCACGCTCTTTAATGGCCAGTGGTTCATGCTGATTATCGGCTTGGGTTTGGGCGCGCTTTTGGCGATGTTCCTGTTTACCCGCCGCTTGGAACGCGATATGTACAAGCGCGTCGAAGACCAGCCCGGCGCCGCCGGTTGGGCCTTGGAGCAGCAGCTGCGCAATACCGTCGGCATCGTGTGGTCCGTAAAGTCCGGCATCGCCGCCACCCGCCAGCAGGACCTTATCCACCGGGTCATCGGCAATGCGGGCGTCATCTTCGTGTGCGAGGGCAATAAGAACCGCCTTCGCCCCACCCTTAACCAGCTGAAAAAGCGCGTGGACAAGATTGCCGGCGGCGTGCCGGTCTATGAAGTCTACGTCGGCACCGGCGAAGACGAGGTGCCGGTATCCAAGCTGCGCAACCGCCTCATGAAGCTGCCGCGCAACTACAATAAGAACGCCACCTACGACAATATCCGCCGCATTGAGGCCATGGACTCGATGCCTGGGACGATGCCGGGCATGCCCAAGGGCCCAATGCCGCAGCAGGCACAGAACATGTCCGGCATGAACCGCCGCATGCGCCGCGCGCAACAACGCAAGGGCAAGGGCTAA
- a CDS encoding RDD family protein, with protein MADKRTWLDGPNIPGEYDDAGTPGRWPGENLGLPESGPGSMASVGRRAGAVAIDWIICMLLANVIHMVTTQLGGVSFLGYALWALMGIVCGWLFARTPGMLILGMGVARLDVPGAQVGLWRAAVRTLLTGVIFPAAMVDADGRGMHDRATGTIVINS; from the coding sequence ATGGCAGACAAGCGCACGTGGCTCGATGGGCCCAATATTCCGGGCGAATATGACGATGCAGGAACCCCCGGACGGTGGCCCGGTGAAAACCTGGGCCTGCCGGAATCCGGACCCGGATCCATGGCGTCGGTAGGCCGCCGCGCAGGCGCCGTGGCCATTGACTGGATCATTTGCATGCTCTTGGCCAACGTCATCCACATGGTCACCACGCAGCTTGGCGGCGTGTCCTTTTTGGGCTACGCGCTCTGGGCATTAATGGGCATCGTATGTGGCTGGCTATTCGCACGCACTCCCGGAATGCTCATCCTTGGTATGGGCGTGGCCCGCCTGGATGTGCCTGGCGCGCAGGTGGGGCTCTGGCGCGCGGCAGTGCGCACGCTGCTGACCGGCGTCATCTTCCCGGCCGCCATGGTGGATGCGGACGGGCGCGGCATGCACGACCGTGCGACGGGCACCATCGTTATTAACTCTTAG
- the glnA gene encoding type I glutamate--ammonia ligase encodes MSFETVQDIVQYIQDEDVKFVDVRFTDVPGTEHHFSIPASEFTEEDAENGLAFDGSSIRGFTTIEESDMTLLPDPATAHIDPFRSAKTLNIKFFVHDPFTFEPFTRDSRNIARKAEEYLQSTGIADTCNFGAEAEFYLFDSVRFGTDMQHGFYEVDSDEGWWNRDNETNLDGTPNTGYKTRVKGGYFPTPPYDKHSEVRDDIVANLQEVGFEIERFHHEVGAAQNEINYRFNSLLHAGDDIQTFKYVVKRTAQEWGKTATFMPKPLAGDNGSGMHAHMSLWKDGEPLFHDEAGYAGLSDIARYFIGGILHHAGAVLAFTNPTLNSYHRLVPGFEAPINLVYSQRNRSAAIRIPITGSNPKAKRIEFRAPDPSSNPYLAFAAMMMAGVDGVKNRIEPHAPVDKDLYELPPAEAESIPQAPTSLEASLEALKEDMDFLTEGDVFTEDLLETYINYKYENEINPVRLRPTPQEFELYFDC; translated from the coding sequence TTGTCTTTCGAGACAGTGCAGGACATCGTCCAATATATTCAGGATGAGGACGTAAAGTTCGTGGATGTCCGCTTTACGGACGTCCCCGGCACCGAGCACCACTTTTCCATCCCTGCCAGCGAATTTACTGAAGAAGATGCCGAAAATGGCTTGGCCTTTGATGGTTCTTCCATTCGTGGGTTTACCACCATTGAGGAATCCGATATGACGCTGCTGCCGGATCCGGCCACCGCGCATATCGATCCCTTCCGTTCGGCGAAGACCCTGAATATCAAGTTCTTCGTCCATGATCCTTTTACCTTTGAGCCCTTTACCCGTGACTCGCGCAATATCGCCCGCAAGGCCGAGGAATACTTGCAGTCCACGGGCATCGCCGATACCTGCAACTTCGGCGCCGAGGCCGAGTTCTACCTCTTCGATTCCGTACGTTTTGGCACCGATATGCAGCACGGTTTCTATGAGGTGGACTCCGATGAAGGCTGGTGGAACCGCGATAACGAGACCAACCTGGACGGCACCCCCAATACCGGTTACAAGACCCGCGTAAAGGGTGGCTACTTCCCCACCCCGCCGTACGATAAGCACAGCGAGGTCCGCGATGACATCGTGGCCAACCTGCAAGAGGTCGGATTTGAGATCGAGCGTTTCCACCACGAGGTGGGCGCGGCACAAAACGAGATCAACTACCGCTTCAACTCCCTACTGCACGCCGGCGATGACATCCAGACCTTCAAGTACGTGGTCAAGCGCACCGCCCAGGAGTGGGGCAAGACCGCGACCTTCATGCCTAAGCCGCTGGCCGGCGATAATGGTTCCGGCATGCACGCCCACATGTCCCTGTGGAAGGATGGCGAGCCCCTCTTCCACGATGAGGCTGGCTACGCAGGGCTTTCCGATATCGCCCGCTACTTCATCGGCGGCATCCTCCACCACGCAGGCGCCGTGCTCGCCTTTACCAACCCAACGCTGAACTCCTACCACCGCTTGGTTCCTGGCTTCGAGGCGCCTATCAACCTGGTGTACTCCCAGCGCAACCGTTCGGCTGCGATCCGCATCCCGATCACCGGTTCCAACCCGAAGGCTAAGCGCATCGAGTTCCGCGCTCCGGACCCATCCAGCAACCCATACCTGGCCTTTGCCGCCATGATGATGGCCGGTGTGGATGGCGTGAAGAACCGCATCGAGCCGCACGCCCCAGTGGATAAGGACCTCTACGAGCTGCCGCCAGCAGAGGCCGAGTCCATCCCACAGGCACCAACCTCCTTGGAGGCCTCCCTGGAGGCGCTGAAGGAAGACATGGACTTCCTGACCGAGGGCGATGTCTTTACCGAGGATCTCCTCGAGACTTACATCAACTACAAGTACGAAAACGAGATCAACCCCGTGCGCCTGCGTCCCACCCCGCAGGAGTTCGAGCTCTACTTCGACTGCTAA
- a CDS encoding TDT family transporter — translation MTDKIRQLPPPGPAWAGSLMGTSIVSRMLVEEDMLVAAGVFAALACAIFVVLTAGYARYRSPRFERTTMAEWSMFFIGVLALGAALSGLTGIGIFRLVGFWVGGPVTVITWGIQLTRFDGEPRFTWGLPLVGPMISASVAGWLARDYGQIYHIMGTALFAMSLLTAVPVFVYVYWAAWHGKVDFSDGKSATAWVPLGVVGQSTTAMQILYPGSVSVYYGLIALAIAIPLSLYAMVNFYPQAARWVPYSPAWWACTFPPGTVSMGGHQTALVNGSEWLDVIALSIPLLLIAHWCLCSARFLGWIWEGRTRKELTH, via the coding sequence GTGACTGATAAAATCCGCCAACTTCCCCCTCCTGGTCCTGCATGGGCCGGCAGCCTCATGGGCACCTCCATCGTCTCACGCATGTTGGTTGAAGAAGACATGCTCGTTGCCGCTGGAGTATTTGCTGCACTTGCATGCGCCATATTCGTCGTGCTAACTGCCGGTTACGCCCGCTACCGCAGTCCTCGATTTGAGCGGACCACCATGGCGGAATGGTCAATGTTTTTCATCGGCGTCCTCGCGCTTGGTGCGGCATTATCGGGGTTGACGGGCATTGGAATATTCCGCCTCGTCGGCTTTTGGGTGGGTGGTCCCGTCACCGTCATCACGTGGGGCATTCAGCTCACCCGCTTCGATGGAGAGCCGCGCTTTACCTGGGGTCTCCCCTTGGTTGGGCCAATGATTTCGGCATCGGTAGCCGGGTGGTTGGCCCGCGATTACGGGCAGATTTACCACATCATGGGCACCGCGCTCTTCGCTATGTCTTTGCTGACGGCAGTCCCGGTATTTGTCTACGTCTACTGGGCGGCGTGGCACGGCAAAGTGGATTTTAGCGATGGAAAATCCGCCACCGCGTGGGTGCCACTGGGCGTGGTTGGGCAATCTACCACCGCAATGCAGATCCTCTACCCCGGCAGTGTCTCCGTGTACTACGGGCTTATCGCGCTCGCCATCGCCATCCCGTTATCGCTGTATGCGATGGTGAACTTTTATCCGCAAGCAGCCCGCTGGGTTCCCTATTCCCCTGCGTGGTGGGCGTGCACCTTTCCGCCTGGCACCGTGAGCATGGGCGGGCACCAGACCGCATTGGTCAATGGTTCAGAATGGCTTGACGTTATCGCGCTGAGCATTCCCCTGCTCCTTATCGCGCACTGGTGCCTGTGCTCAGCGCGTTTCTTAGGCTGGATCTGGGAGGGCCGCACGCGCAAAGAACTGACTCACTAG
- a CDS encoding NUDIX hydrolase, giving the protein MPTPDYIVKLRESIGHDQIFVPACSAIILRDVPTGAALWEVPSVLLVKRADNAVWTPVEGICEPGEEITTTALREVKEEVGLDAKVEALLGVGQSGPVTYPNGDECMFMSTALRLSVADGAEPVISDEENTEAQWFSVAHLPDSVSRRHRLMIADAVAHLKHPQGFSPRMGWMKRSEQPGL; this is encoded by the coding sequence ATGCCAACGCCTGATTATATTGTGAAGCTGCGCGAATCCATCGGCCACGATCAGATCTTCGTCCCCGCGTGCAGCGCCATCATTCTCCGCGATGTACCAACCGGTGCGGCCCTGTGGGAGGTGCCGTCCGTACTGCTAGTCAAGCGTGCCGATAATGCCGTGTGGACCCCGGTCGAAGGCATCTGCGAGCCGGGCGAGGAGATTACCACCACCGCCTTGCGCGAGGTCAAGGAAGAGGTAGGCCTCGATGCCAAGGTGGAAGCGCTCCTCGGTGTTGGCCAATCCGGTCCGGTGACCTATCCCAATGGCGATGAATGCATGTTCATGAGCACCGCGCTGCGCCTATCTGTCGCCGACGGCGCCGAGCCCGTCATCAGCGATGAAGAAAATACCGAAGCGCAGTGGTTCTCGGTGGCCCACCTCCCGGATAGCGTGTCGCGCCGCCATCGCCTGATGATCGCGGATGCCGTGGCGCACCTCAAGCACCCGCAAGGCTTTTCTCCCCGCATGGGCTGGATGAAGCGCAGCGAGCAGCCCGGGCTCTAG